In the genome of Synechococcus sp. CB0101, the window GCTTCAGCTTCGATGGCTGATCAGGCCCCCAGCCTGGTGGTGGATCAGCTGGGCTTCGCCTGGCCCAATGGCCACAGTGCCCTCAATCACTGCTGCCTCACCATCCCCCGGCCAGGGCTGTGGATGCTCGTGGGCGGAAACGGAAGCGGCAAAAGCACCCTGCTGCGATTGATCGCCGGGCTGCTGACCCCAGCCCGGGGTCGCCTGCAGCGCCCTCTCAAGCCGGCCTTGGTGTTTCAGAACCCTGATCACCAGCTGCTGCTGCCCAGTTGCGGCAGCGAGATCGAACTGGCCCTCCCCGACACAGTTGCTGCAGCCGAGCGCCTCTCCCGGGTAGAGCAGGCCCTGAATCAGGTGGGGTTAGCCGGTTTCCGGCAACGACCGATTCACAGCCTCAGCGGCGGCCAGAAGCAACGCCTCGCGATCGCCGCGGCCCTGGCCAGCGAAGCCCAGCTGCTGCTGCTGGATGAACCGACTGCCTTGCTGGATGAAACCAGCCAGGCGGAGGTCCTCCAGCTGATCCGCTCCCTATGCGATCGCCAGGAGCAGCCGATCACGGCTCTCTGGATCACCCACCGCCTGGAGGAGCTGCGCTGGTGCGATGGCGCCGCTCTGATGGAACGAGGCAGCATTGGCCCCTGGCGCAGCGGTCAATCGATGGAGCAACAGCTCGCCCCCCTTGCGGGCGGGAAGGGCTGAGGGGTAAGTTCTCTGGGCACCCGTCAGGGCCGCATTCCTCGGTAGCTCAGCGGTAGAGCGATCGACTGTTAATCGATTGGTCGCAGGTTCGAATCCCGCCCGGGGAGCTTGAAAACCCCAGCCTTACGGCTGGGGTTTTTTCATGCCGATGCGATGGAGGGCCCGTTGCTGCAACAACGCCGCTGCATCGCATCGTTGGCCGACAAATTGCAACAGGGCAAACGGAAGAA includes:
- a CDS encoding ABC transporter ATP-binding protein, with product MADQAPSLVVDQLGFAWPNGHSALNHCCLTIPRPGLWMLVGGNGSGKSTLLRLIAGLLTPARGRLQRPLKPALVFQNPDHQLLLPSCGSEIELALPDTVAAAERLSRVEQALNQVGLAGFRQRPIHSLSGGQKQRLAIAAALASEAQLLLLDEPTALLDETSQAEVLQLIRSLCDRQEQPITALWITHRLEELRWCDGAALMERGSIGPWRSGQSMEQQLAPLAGGKG